The following are encoded in a window of Candidatus Afararchaeum irisae genomic DNA:
- the radA gene encoding DNA repair and recombination protein RadA yields MSTTGEELEELSGVGSKTADKLIDAGFNTVKSIAVADPGEISEKTSIGDSTASKIINSARDEAEIGGFETGSQVFERRKDISKLGTLVPEIDDLLGNGIETQSITEIYGEFGSGKSQFTHQLSVNVQLPEEHGGLEGSTVFIDTEDTFRPERISQMVKGLDDEILEDVLEREGIEGDVDDEDALDELVDIFLDNIHVAKAFNSDHQILLAEKAQEIGDEKKETDKPVRLLAVDSLTAHFRAEYVGRGNLADRQQKLNKHMHDILRFADLYNSAAVVTNQVQSNPDAYFGDPTKPVGGNILGHTSTFRVYIKKSKDNKRIIKLVDAPNLPNGEGILRIKEEGLKPE; encoded by the coding sequence ATGAGTACGACAGGAGAGGAGCTCGAAGAGCTTTCGGGAGTGGGCTCCAAGACCGCAGACAAGCTTATCGACGCAGGGTTCAACACAGTCAAGTCGATAGCAGTCGCGGACCCGGGAGAGATATCGGAGAAGACGAGCATAGGCGACTCGACGGCGTCGAAGATCATAAACAGCGCGCGCGACGAGGCGGAGATAGGCGGCTTCGAGACGGGGAGTCAGGTCTTCGAGAGAAGAAAGGACATCTCGAAGCTCGGGACTCTCGTACCCGAGATAGACGACCTCCTCGGAAACGGGATAGAGACACAGTCGATCACAGAGATCTACGGCGAGTTCGGTAGTGGAAAGAGTCAGTTCACCCACCAGCTCTCGGTCAACGTCCAGCTTCCCGAGGAACACGGAGGTCTCGAAGGGAGCACCGTCTTCATAGACACAGAGGACACATTCAGACCCGAGAGAATCTCACAGATGGTGAAGGGTCTCGACGACGAGATACTCGAAGACGTCTTGGAGAGAGAGGGTATCGAGGGCGACGTAGACGACGAGGACGCACTCGACGAACTCGTCGACATATTCCTCGACAACATACACGTCGCTAAGGCATTCAACTCCGACCACCAGATACTCCTCGCCGAGAAGGCTCAGGAGATAGGTGACGAGAAGAAGGAGACCGACAAGCCCGTGAGACTCCTCGCGGTCGACTCACTGACCGCACATTTCAGAGCCGAGTACGTCGGCAGGGGCAACCTCGCCGACAGACAGCAGAAGCTCAACAAACACATGCACGACATACTCAGGTTCGCCGACCTCTACAACTCCGCGGCTGTCGTGACGAACCAGGTTCAGTCGAATCCCGACGCCTACTTCGGAGACCCGACAAAGCCCGTCGGAGGAAACATACTCGGACACACCTCGACATTCCGTGTCTACATAAAGAAGAGCAAGGACAACAAGAGAATAATAAAGCTCGTAGACGCTCCGAATCTGCCCAACGGCGAGGGCATCCTCAGGATAAAGGAAGAAGGTCTCAAGCCCGAGTAG
- a CDS encoding phosphoglycolate phosphatase, which produces MSRPLVLDVDGTLTRRDASLDPRVFDPLRDWEEPVVIATGKVLAHANAVCRFIGIDDHVIAENGGIVYSDDRVEINGDGEAARRVAEDLAEEGHGLGWGNFDLVNRWRETEIAVSREVSLDAVKEIAERHGLEVYDTKYAYHVKSPDVDKGKGLVTVSDIMGRDPGEFVAVGDSENDVPTFEVVGESYAVSNADERALEAADDVTEESYADGLLEVLDGVR; this is translated from the coding sequence ATGAGTCGACCCTTAGTTTTAGACGTAGACGGAACGCTCACACGACGAGACGCATCGCTCGACCCGCGTGTCTTCGATCCTCTGAGAGACTGGGAAGAGCCGGTCGTCATAGCCACGGGGAAAGTCCTCGCACACGCGAACGCAGTATGCCGTTTCATAGGCATAGACGACCACGTCATAGCCGAGAACGGCGGAATAGTCTACAGCGACGACAGAGTCGAGATAAACGGCGACGGCGAGGCGGCGCGACGTGTCGCAGAAGATCTCGCTGAGGAAGGGCACGGCTTAGGATGGGGTAACTTCGACCTCGTCAACCGGTGGAGAGAGACCGAGATAGCCGTGAGCCGCGAGGTCTCGCTCGACGCAGTCAAGGAGATAGCCGAGAGACACGGCTTGGAGGTCTACGACACAAAGTACGCCTACCACGTCAAGTCGCCCGACGTCGACAAGGGGAAGGGTCTCGTAACAGTCTCGGATATAATGGGACGAGACCCCGGGGAGTTCGTCGCAGTCGGTGACTCGGAGAACGACGTCCCGACATTCGAGGTCGTAGGAGAGTCGTACGCGGTATCGAACGCCGACGAGAGGGCTCTCGAAGCCGCCGACGACGTCACAGAGGAGAGCTACGCCGACGGTCTTCTCGAAGTTCTCGACGGTGTACGTTAA
- a CDS encoding SDR family oxidoreductase, which yields MDLGIQDRTAVVAASSRGLGKACAEHLAREGANVAICARDERELKSTADEIREETGADVLAVPADVTDPDDIQRLVDETRDAFGKIDITVPNAGGPPSGEFEEFTDEDWKSAFELNLLSSVRLARETVPEMAEDGWGRVVFITSLSVKEPLPGLVLSNSIRAGVTGLSKTLSNEYAGDGVTVNSAMPGYTLTDRMEDLFEGQADERGISLEERLDEVAEEIPAGRLADPDEFADLVAFLASERASYITGASIQVDGGFVGSPF from the coding sequence ATGGATCTCGGAATTCAAGACAGAACCGCCGTAGTCGCGGCGTCGAGCCGTGGTCTCGGAAAAGCGTGTGCCGAACATCTCGCGCGTGAGGGCGCGAACGTAGCTATCTGTGCGCGCGACGAAAGGGAGCTAAAATCGACAGCAGACGAGATACGTGAGGAGACAGGTGCCGACGTACTCGCCGTACCCGCCGACGTCACCGACCCCGACGACATACAGAGACTCGTCGACGAGACGCGCGATGCCTTCGGCAAGATAGACATAACTGTCCCCAACGCCGGCGGTCCTCCGTCGGGAGAGTTCGAGGAGTTCACAGACGAAGACTGGAAGTCGGCGTTCGAGCTAAACCTCCTGTCGAGTGTCCGTCTCGCGCGTGAGACAGTCCCCGAGATGGCGGAAGACGGCTGGGGACGTGTCGTATTCATAACCAGCCTCTCCGTGAAGGAGCCCCTACCCGGACTCGTCCTCTCGAACTCGATCCGTGCGGGGGTCACCGGACTCTCAAAGACGCTCTCGAACGAGTACGCCGGAGACGGCGTGACGGTCAACTCCGCGATGCCTGGCTACACACTCACCGACAGGATGGAAGACCTCTTCGAGGGACAGGCTGACGAACGCGGAATAAGCTTAGAAGAGAGACTCGATGAGGTCGCCGAAGAGATACCCGCGGGACGTCTCGCCGATCCCGACGAGTTCGCCGACCTCGTCGCCTTCCTAGCGAGCGAGAGGGCGTCGTACATAACAGGGGCTTCTATACAGGTCGACGGCGGATTCGTGGGTTCGCCGTTCTAA
- a CDS encoding DUF1922 domain-containing protein yields MYSVVGCSNCESVKIVEGRPKTTTCHSCGKTLKFDRLRVFHETDDLEEAKEARSLMLAKRNDMETLYNGLMEEDVLNTKVEESFGEDELLEEKGVDAEEIKEAGERKSSKSGGSKPQKRIVMDGVENLDEPTDEDVIEYARQRGVDEKKTEEIIDSMCIEGEAMRQRDGTVRLV; encoded by the coding sequence GTGTACTCAGTAGTCGGATGCTCGAACTGTGAGAGCGTCAAGATAGTCGAGGGCAGACCCAAGACGACGACGTGTCACAGCTGTGGAAAGACGTTGAAGTTCGACCGTCTCAGGGTCTTCCACGAGACAGACGACCTCGAAGAGGCAAAGGAAGCGAGGTCACTGATGCTCGCAAAGAGGAACGACATGGAGACACTCTACAACGGCTTGATGGAGGAGGATGTCCTCAACACGAAAGTCGAAGAGAGTTTTGGAGAGGACGAACTTCTCGAAGAGAAGGGTGTCGACGCCGAAGAGATTAAGGAGGCAGGAGAGAGGAAGTCATCGAAGTCAGGTGGGTCGAAGCCACAGAAGAGAATAGTGATGGACGGAGTCGAGAACCTCGACGAGCCGACAGACGAGGACGTCATCGAGTACGCGAGACAGAGAGGGGTCGACGAGAAGAAGACCGAGGAGATCATAGACTCAATGTGTATCGAGGGCGAGGCGATGAGACAGAGGGACGGTACTGTTCGTCTCGTCTGA
- a CDS encoding fructose 1,6-bisphosphatase: MRTLSVIKADIGSNAGHWKPTEGVVDAVEETLESEGNFLDDYQIFTVGDDIDILMSHEEGEDSDEVHELAWDAFEEGTDVAKEEGLYGAGQDLLKDAFSGNVRGLGPGVAEMEFEEREAEPFLFFGADKTEPGAFNQPMYTVFADARVTPGLVLKDTIHEGFEFEIMDLEHTGDGEKTVRLRTPEDTWKIVSLFMEPHRFGIKKIYSRHTEEPAASVSTQKLRNVAGEYVGKDDPVALVRTQSDYPSPGEVLHPFGNPPFVAGSMRGSHNSIFYPAKSDQTEFPSYFDGPPIVKAAGMVVEDGKFSEPMYPFDFSFWDSVRDETSELFRKFREKQGSFGLGTVEASELEYGGRNDVLGGMEDDWKIE; this comes from the coding sequence ATGAGAACCTTATCTGTCATAAAGGCGGACATAGGCAGCAACGCGGGACACTGGAAGCCGACCGAGGGCGTCGTCGACGCAGTCGAGGAGACTCTCGAATCCGAGGGTAACTTCCTCGATGACTACCAGATCTTCACAGTCGGAGACGACATAGACATACTCATGAGCCACGAGGAGGGTGAGGACTCCGATGAGGTTCACGAGCTCGCGTGGGACGCATTCGAGGAGGGTACCGACGTAGCGAAGGAAGAGGGTCTCTACGGAGCGGGGCAGGATCTCCTCAAGGACGCATTCTCGGGGAACGTACGTGGACTCGGACCCGGAGTCGCCGAGATGGAGTTCGAGGAGCGTGAGGCAGAGCCCTTCCTCTTCTTCGGAGCCGACAAGACTGAGCCCGGCGCGTTCAACCAGCCGATGTACACCGTCTTCGCCGACGCACGCGTGACACCCGGCTTAGTCCTCAAGGACACTATACACGAGGGATTCGAGTTCGAGATAATGGATCTCGAACACACGGGAGACGGCGAGAAGACAGTACGTCTCAGGACGCCCGAGGACACCTGGAAGATAGTCAGTCTCTTCATGGAGCCACACAGATTCGGTATCAAGAAGATATACTCACGTCACACAGAGGAGCCCGCGGCTTCTGTCTCGACACAGAAGCTCAGAAACGTAGCAGGAGAGTACGTCGGAAAGGACGACCCCGTCGCACTCGTGAGAACCCAGTCTGACTACCCGTCGCCGGGTGAGGTTCTCCATCCCTTCGGAAACCCGCCATTCGTAGCGGGATCGATGAGAGGGTCACACAACTCTATATTCTACCCCGCGAAGAGCGACCAGACCGAGTTCCCGTCTTACTTCGACGGACCTCCGATAGTCAAGGCTGCGGGAATGGTAGTTGAGGACGGCAAGTTCTCGGAGCCGATGTACCCGTTCGACTTCTCGTTCTGGGACTCGGTGAGGGACGAGACGAGCGAGCTCTTCAGGAAGTTCAGGGAGAAACAGGGAAGCTTCGGTCTCGGAACAGTCGAGGCGTCGGAGCTTGAGTACGGCGGAAGAAACGACGTACTCGGCGGGATGGAAGACGACTGGAAGATAGAGTAG